The Spodoptera frugiperda isolate SF20-4 chromosome 2, AGI-APGP_CSIRO_Sfru_2.0, whole genome shotgun sequence genome has a window encoding:
- the LOC118269185 gene encoding alanine--glyoxylate aminotransferase-like isoform X1 produces the protein MTSAETAMHSDKIRVSAPKIQNRQFVKPLLCGPGPCDYWPSVAEAVANPIITPNCDEFYHVLDDIRAGLQYVFQTQSKLVLAMSGAGHAGMEAVINNLVAPGETLLIAARGIWDQRAEIIAKRLGIKVEVTRVPMNTTFNLEQIETELKRLRPAALFITHGDSSTGTVQKMDGLGQLCHKYGALLLVDTVVSLCGHPFFMDEYEADGVFSSTQKAFSGPAGISPVAFSTRAEEKINNRKHEPSFYFDVKLLAKQWNCYGDTRIYHHTMSPPMLWALRACLQEISNTTLPVVWARNAASTAHFHKRLQEHGFEFFVPKPEERLTTVTTVALPKGVDYLKFTAVLREKHNILILEGRGPTEGKALRVGIMGVNARIEVADTVADAMADTLKTMLSLY, from the exons GCCATGCATTCAGACAAGATCAGGGTGTCTGCGCCGAAGATACAGAACAGGCAGTTTGTGAAGCCTCTCCTGTGTGGTCCAGGGCCCTGTGACTACTGGCCTTCAGTCGCCGAGGCTGTTGCCAACCCCATCATCACACCGAACTGCGATGAATTCTATCAT GTCTTAGACGACATTCGAGCAGGGTTACAATACGTCTTCCAAACTCAGAGTAAACTAGTTCTGGCAATGTCTGGAGCTGGTCACGCTGGTATGGAAGCCGTGATCAATAACCTGGTGGCTCCCGGCGAGACCCTGCTCATCGCAGCGAGGGGTATATGGGATCAACGTGCTGAAATCATTGCTAAACGACTGG GAATTAAGGTCGAAGTAACCCGAGTTCCAATGAACACTACCTTCAACCTGGAACAAATAGAAACAGAATTAAAGAGATTGCGCCCCGCTGCCTTGTTTATCACCCACGGTGACTCCTCAACAGGAACGGTACAGAAAATGGATGGCTTGGGCCAACTTTGTCACAA GTATGGAGCCCTACTTCTAGTAGACACTGTGGTCTCACTCTGTGGGCACCCTTTCTTCATGGACGAATATGAAGCAGATGGAGTATTTTCTTCGACACAGAAGGCATTCAGCGGCCCTGCTGGAATTTCCCCTGTAGCATTCAGTACAAGAGCAGA ggaGAAGATAAACAACAGGAAACATGAACCTTCTTTCTACTTCGACGTCAAATTATTAGCGAAACAGTGGAACTGTTATGGTGATACTagaat TTACCACCACACAATGAGTCCACCAATGCTATGGGCATTAAGAGCCTGTCTCCAAGAGATCTCCAACACAACACTGCCAGTGGTCTGGGCCCGTAATGCTGCAAGCACCGCGCACTTCCACAAACGCCTGCAAGAACATGGCTTCGAGTTCTTCGTACCGAAACCTGAGGAAAGACTGACGACTGTCACCACCGTGGCTCTCCCAAAAGGAGTTGATTATTTGAAGTTCACTGCTGTTTTGAGAGAAAA ACACAATATCCTGATTCTGGAGGGCCGTGGGCCAACGGAGGGCAAAGCCCTAAGGGTGGGCATCATGGGAGTGAACGCAAGAATAGAGGTGGCTGATACAGTGGCAGATGCAATGGCGGACACGTTGAAAACTATGTTATcgttgtattaa
- the LOC118269185 gene encoding alanine--glyoxylate aminotransferase-like isoform X2: MHSDKIRVSAPKIQNRQFVKPLLCGPGPCDYWPSVAEAVANPIITPNCDEFYHVLDDIRAGLQYVFQTQSKLVLAMSGAGHAGMEAVINNLVAPGETLLIAARGIWDQRAEIIAKRLGIKVEVTRVPMNTTFNLEQIETELKRLRPAALFITHGDSSTGTVQKMDGLGQLCHKYGALLLVDTVVSLCGHPFFMDEYEADGVFSSTQKAFSGPAGISPVAFSTRAEEKINNRKHEPSFYFDVKLLAKQWNCYGDTRIYHHTMSPPMLWALRACLQEISNTTLPVVWARNAASTAHFHKRLQEHGFEFFVPKPEERLTTVTTVALPKGVDYLKFTAVLREKHNILILEGRGPTEGKALRVGIMGVNARIEVADTVADAMADTLKTMLSLY; the protein is encoded by the exons ATGCATTCAGACAAGATCAGGGTGTCTGCGCCGAAGATACAGAACAGGCAGTTTGTGAAGCCTCTCCTGTGTGGTCCAGGGCCCTGTGACTACTGGCCTTCAGTCGCCGAGGCTGTTGCCAACCCCATCATCACACCGAACTGCGATGAATTCTATCAT GTCTTAGACGACATTCGAGCAGGGTTACAATACGTCTTCCAAACTCAGAGTAAACTAGTTCTGGCAATGTCTGGAGCTGGTCACGCTGGTATGGAAGCCGTGATCAATAACCTGGTGGCTCCCGGCGAGACCCTGCTCATCGCAGCGAGGGGTATATGGGATCAACGTGCTGAAATCATTGCTAAACGACTGG GAATTAAGGTCGAAGTAACCCGAGTTCCAATGAACACTACCTTCAACCTGGAACAAATAGAAACAGAATTAAAGAGATTGCGCCCCGCTGCCTTGTTTATCACCCACGGTGACTCCTCAACAGGAACGGTACAGAAAATGGATGGCTTGGGCCAACTTTGTCACAA GTATGGAGCCCTACTTCTAGTAGACACTGTGGTCTCACTCTGTGGGCACCCTTTCTTCATGGACGAATATGAAGCAGATGGAGTATTTTCTTCGACACAGAAGGCATTCAGCGGCCCTGCTGGAATTTCCCCTGTAGCATTCAGTACAAGAGCAGA ggaGAAGATAAACAACAGGAAACATGAACCTTCTTTCTACTTCGACGTCAAATTATTAGCGAAACAGTGGAACTGTTATGGTGATACTagaat TTACCACCACACAATGAGTCCACCAATGCTATGGGCATTAAGAGCCTGTCTCCAAGAGATCTCCAACACAACACTGCCAGTGGTCTGGGCCCGTAATGCTGCAAGCACCGCGCACTTCCACAAACGCCTGCAAGAACATGGCTTCGAGTTCTTCGTACCGAAACCTGAGGAAAGACTGACGACTGTCACCACCGTGGCTCTCCCAAAAGGAGTTGATTATTTGAAGTTCACTGCTGTTTTGAGAGAAAA ACACAATATCCTGATTCTGGAGGGCCGTGGGCCAACGGAGGGCAAAGCCCTAAGGGTGGGCATCATGGGAGTGAACGCAAGAATAGAGGTGGCTGATACAGTGGCAGATGCAATGGCGGACACGTTGAAAACTATGTTATcgttgtattaa
- the LOC118269183 gene encoding alanine--glyoxylate aminotransferase → MSSHKFIVAPPRIEDREVVKPLLCGPGPCDYWPSVEKALSKPVLSPICEELFKVLEDIRISLQYAFQTRSKLVMATSGSGHSGMEAIISNLVGPGETLLIASRGIWDQRALVIATRYGIKVEVVSTPMDTTFSLAQLEPELKRIRPAALFITHGDSSTGTLQNLEGLGDLCHKYGALLLADTVVSLGGVPFFMDEWGVDGVYTSTQKVFSGPAGISPIAFSARAEQKINSRKHNPPFYLDAKQLAQQWSCDGVTRTYHHTLSSPLLWALRACLQELVKETLPVSWARHAASTAHFHKRLREYSFEFLIPKPVDRLVTVTTVKLPKGYDYKQFVKYMRENHNILIFAGLGPTVDKALRIGIMGVNSTTKVADAVADAMADTLRALKKSSL, encoded by the exons ATGTCTTCCCACAAGTTCATAGTAGCTCCCCCAAGGATTGAAGACCGAGAGGTCGTGAAGCCACTACTGTgtggtccgggaccctgtgacTACTGGCCTTCCGTGGAGAAGGCGCTCAGCAAGCCTGTGCTCTCACCGATCTGCGAGGAATTGTTCAAA GTCCTAGAAGACATTCGTATCAGCTTGCAGTATGCGTTCCAAACTCGCAGTAAGTTGGTGATGGCCACAAGTGGGTCCGGCCACTCCGGCATGGAGGCCATTATCAGCAACCTAGTAGGACCTGGCGAAACATTGCTTATCGCCTCCAGGGGCATATGGGATCAACGAGCGCTGGTGATAGCCACTAGATACG GCATAAAAGTCGAAGTGGTGAGTACTCCAATGGACACTACCTTCAGTCTTGCACAACTGGAGCCTGAACTGAAGAGGATACGTCCAGCTGCCCTCTTCATAACTCATGGAGATTCCTCAACTGGGACACTGCAGAATCTTGAGGGTTTAGGCGATCTTTGTCACAA ATATGGAGCTCTACTCCTGGCTGACACCGTGGTCTCACTGGGAGGGGTGCCATTCTTCATGGACGAGTGGGGAGTCGATGGCGTGTACACTTCCACGCAGAAGGTGTTCAGCGGACCAGCTGGCATCTCTCCTATTGCATTTAGTGCTCGTGCTGA GCAAAAAATTAACAGCAGGAAGCACAATCCTCCTTTCTACCTGGACGCCAAGCAGTTAGCTCAACAGTGGAGCTGTGATGGAGTCACAAGAAC TTACCACCACACACTAAGTTCGCCATTGCTGTGGGCTCTTCGAGCCTGTCTCCAAGAGCTGGTGAAAGAAACCCTGCCAGTATCCTGGGCACGTCACGCTGCCAGTACTGCCCACTTCCACAAACGCCTTCGGGAATACTCCTTCGAGTTCCTCATCCCGAAGCCAGTAGACCGGCTGGTAACCGTCACAACTGTGAAGCTACCTAAAGGATATGACTACAAACAATTTGTTAAATACATGAGAGAGAA CCACAATATCCTAATCTTCGCTGGACTAGGACCTACAGTAGACAAGGCACTTCGCATTGGCATCATGGGCGTCAACTCCACCACGAAGGTCGCTGATGCAGTAGCTGACGCCATGGCTGATACTCTTCGAGCTCTCAAGAAATCTTCCctttaa